In Caproiciproducens sp. NJN-50, the following are encoded in one genomic region:
- the secF gene encoding protein translocase subunit SecF encodes MRTFQIKFYENRKIFFAISLGIMAIGLLFNIIFGVKLDINFKGGAMIKYSYSGSIDASTVTGVVEKTVNRSVSTGISQDIKSASGDQTLNNVTLTFAGTDSLTVDNQKAIQTALNKEYPNANFQIVESNSVNPTMGRSFFLKCLVAVLLAFLLLDFYIAVRFRKIGGTAAAVFAIVALLHDVAMVYFTFVIFRIALDANFIAVVLTILGYSLNDTIVVYDRIRENRRLLGLKAGYGTLVDTSINQTFTRSVYTAATTFMSVAVVFVVASFYHLTSVTTFALPMMIGVVSGAYSSICIAGPLYVMWEQRKVRSKAARLAAGPAGPKASEPVPAAQVPNENPEGKSGASAQPGKPKQSPKTKQNPKPRGKKRKR; translated from the coding sequence ATGAGAACTTTTCAAATTAAATTTTATGAAAATCGAAAGATTTTCTTTGCGATTTCCCTTGGCATTATGGCAATCGGCCTCCTCTTCAACATTATTTTCGGCGTCAAGCTGGACATCAATTTTAAGGGCGGCGCCATGATCAAGTACTCCTATTCCGGAAGTATCGACGCGTCGACGGTCACGGGCGTCGTTGAAAAAACGGTGAACCGCAGCGTTTCCACGGGGATCAGTCAGGATATTAAGTCCGCTTCCGGCGACCAGACGCTGAATAATGTGACCCTTACGTTTGCTGGCACGGATTCTCTGACGGTCGACAATCAAAAGGCAATTCAGACAGCCCTGAACAAGGAATATCCGAACGCGAACTTCCAGATTGTCGAATCGAACTCGGTGAACCCAACCATGGGCCGGAGCTTCTTCCTGAAATGCCTGGTCGCGGTTTTGCTCGCGTTCCTTCTGCTGGATTTTTATATTGCGGTCCGTTTCCGCAAAATCGGCGGGACGGCGGCTGCGGTTTTCGCCATTGTGGCTTTGCTGCACGACGTGGCGATGGTCTATTTCACATTTGTCATTTTCAGGATTGCCCTGGATGCCAACTTTATCGCTGTGGTCCTGACCATCTTGGGCTATTCGCTGAACGATACGATTGTCGTGTATGACCGAATCCGTGAAAACCGCAGGCTGCTCGGCCTGAAGGCGGGCTACGGCACGCTGGTTGACACCAGCATCAACCAGACCTTTACCCGCTCGGTTTACACGGCGGCCACCACGTTTATGTCCGTCGCGGTGGTGTTTGTAGTCGCCAGTTTCTATCATCTGACCAGCGTCACCACGTTTGCCCTGCCGATGATGATCGGCGTGGTGAGCGGGGCCTATTCCTCCATCTGCATCGCCGGGCCGCTTTATGTCATGTGGGAACAGCGCAAAGTGAGATCAAAAGCTGCCAGACTGGCGGCAGGGCCGGCGGGGCCGAAGGCTTCCGAGCCGGTGCCCGCGGCACAGGTCCCCAATGAAAATCCGGAAGGAAAGTCCGGAGCTTCCGCGCAGCCGGGCAAACCCAAACAGTCTCCCAAAACCAAGCAGAACCCTAAACCCAGAGGAAAGAAAAGAAAACGTTAG
- the hprK gene encoding HPr(Ser) kinase/phosphatase has translation MSAKYTVPLSRVMKELSLNVISMPCEPDEIQISSMDVNRPGLELNGFYDYYDTSRIVIFGNAESAFLDSISAQKREIVLGAMFSQKPPAAIIARNLKPVPELLEATKENGVPLLSTPETTSSLVAALVSFMNVELAPRITRHGVLVEVYGEGILLVGDSGVGKSETAIELIKRGHRLIADDAVTIKRVSAKSLVGEAPDNIKHFIELRGIGIINARRIFGMGAVKVSEKIDMVINLELWDNQKIYDRMGIDSEYTEILGIKVPVLTIPVKPGRNLAIIIEVAAMNNRQKKMGYNAAEELLSNLGMDLSAMQETEKKLDLDL, from the coding sequence ATGTCTGCAAAATACACCGTGCCGCTCTCAAGAGTTATGAAAGAGCTGTCCCTGAATGTCATCAGCATGCCATGCGAACCGGACGAGATCCAGATTTCCTCCATGGATGTCAACAGGCCCGGTTTGGAACTGAACGGCTTTTATGATTATTACGACACCAGCCGGATCGTGATTTTCGGCAATGCGGAGTCGGCCTTCCTGGATTCAATCTCCGCGCAAAAAAGAGAAATCGTGCTTGGGGCGATGTTTTCTCAAAAACCGCCGGCGGCGATCATCGCCCGAAACCTGAAGCCGGTGCCGGAGCTTTTGGAGGCTACCAAAGAAAACGGCGTGCCTCTGCTCAGCACGCCGGAGACAACCTCGAGCCTGGTGGCCGCGCTCGTTTCCTTCATGAATGTGGAACTGGCGCCGCGCATCACCCGGCATGGAGTTCTGGTTGAGGTTTACGGCGAAGGGATCCTGCTCGTCGGCGACAGCGGGGTGGGCAAAAGCGAGACCGCGATCGAGCTGATCAAGCGCGGACACCGGCTGATTGCCGACGACGCCGTGACGATCAAGCGTGTTTCCGCAAAATCGCTGGTCGGCGAAGCGCCGGACAACATCAAGCATTTTATCGAGCTCAGGGGCATAGGTATTATCAACGCGAGAAGGATTTTCGGCATGGGGGCCGTCAAGGTGTCGGAAAAAATCGACATGGTCATCAACCTTGAGCTTTGGGACAATCAGAAGATCTACGACCGGATGGGAATTGACAGCGAATATACCGAGATCCTGGGAATCAAGGTGCCTGTCCTGACGATCCCCGTCAAGCCGGGCAGAAACCTGGCGATCATCATCGAGGTCGCGGCCATGAACAACCGCCAGAAAAAGATGGGTTACAACGCTGCGGAAGAGCTGCTCTCCAATTTGGGGATGGACCTTTCGGCCATGCAGGAAACGGAAAAAAAGCTGGATCTCGATTTGTAG